The following are encoded together in the Bradyrhizobium genosp. L genome:
- a CDS encoding circularly permuted type 2 ATP-grasp protein → MTGSGGQGNSQESRARPGQRRMAQWARDYVRLPGIPDEYIGDGDMPRPVWSRFFDAFAALSPADIERRFAAADRHLREAGVTYRAPGDATDRIWPLSHLPLIIDAADWRQLAAGIAQRAQLLEMVLADLYGEGRLVQSGAVPAAAIAGSSEYLRAVSGIKPPGGRYLHLYAADIGRGPDGRWWVLGDRTQAPSGAGYALENRLVLSRAFSNLYKSMNVERVAPFFESFRDSLRASADRDEPRIGLLTPGAFNETYFEHATLARYLGFLLVEGDDLAVSGDRIHIRTVAGLKRLDVLLRRVDSNMLDPLELDASSYLGVPGLIEVLRKSGVVVANMPGSGVLEARALLGFLPNLCRRLLSEDLMMPHIATWWCGQKSAREEVLSRLDAFAIEGAYGRGVPDFPGNGPVLPSELSPAERDRLKDAIAHRGIDYVGQELVRLSTTPVWENGRIAPRPFVLRVFAAATPDGWTVLPGGFCRIAERADARAVSMGDGAVSADVWVVSDKAVATSTLLPAVDTVRIRRIAGVLPSRAADNLFWLGRYLERAEATIRLIRALSTPLRDPARASATGAATTMHSAERIQRMLVTWGAASQTARANPAKVALEALQSAEKFGSALSLVRSAQRTATGLRERLSPDAWQVITEMTERLAIEVHDDDGVISAAELTLQELASFAGLAQENMNRAAGWRFLEMGRRVERAINTTRFARQFAYDEAGDEDLDILLTLVDCQITYRSRYLLQPLLAPVRDLAVLDPYNPRSVAFQVASLNEHIAALPSLKEHGLIERPQRLAVATEAMLTTAEAASLDVKTMFALEQDLLSLSDAIGSHYFPHGPNASRPEKLTGLA, encoded by the coding sequence ATGACCGGATCGGGCGGCCAAGGCAACAGTCAAGAGAGCAGGGCCCGTCCCGGTCAGCGCCGGATGGCGCAATGGGCGCGCGACTATGTCCGTCTTCCCGGCATCCCCGACGAGTATATCGGTGACGGCGACATGCCGCGGCCGGTCTGGAGCCGCTTCTTCGATGCCTTTGCCGCGCTGTCGCCGGCTGACATCGAGCGGCGTTTCGCCGCGGCCGATCGTCATCTGCGCGAGGCGGGTGTCACCTACCGCGCGCCGGGTGATGCCACCGACCGGATCTGGCCGCTCAGCCATCTGCCGCTGATCATCGATGCGGCCGACTGGCGGCAGCTCGCCGCCGGCATCGCGCAGCGCGCGCAGCTGCTCGAGATGGTGCTGGCCGATCTCTATGGCGAGGGGCGACTGGTCCAGAGCGGCGCGGTCCCGGCCGCAGCGATCGCCGGCAGCAGCGAATATCTGCGCGCGGTCAGCGGCATCAAGCCGCCGGGCGGCCGCTATCTGCATCTCTATGCAGCCGACATCGGCCGCGGCCCGGACGGCCGCTGGTGGGTGCTCGGCGACCGCACGCAGGCGCCGTCGGGCGCCGGCTACGCGCTGGAGAACCGCCTGGTGCTGTCGCGCGCCTTCTCCAATCTCTACAAGTCGATGAATGTCGAGCGTGTCGCGCCGTTCTTCGAATCCTTCCGCGATTCGCTGCGCGCCAGCGCCGACCGCGACGAGCCGCGGATCGGCCTGCTGACGCCGGGCGCATTCAACGAGACCTATTTCGAGCACGCCACGCTGGCGCGCTATCTCGGCTTCCTGCTGGTCGAGGGCGACGATCTCGCGGTGTCCGGCGACCGCATCCACATCCGCACCGTCGCAGGATTGAAGCGGCTCGACGTGCTGCTGCGCCGGGTCGATTCCAACATGCTCGATCCGCTCGAGCTCGATGCCTCGTCCTATCTCGGCGTGCCCGGCCTGATCGAGGTGTTGCGCAAGAGCGGCGTCGTGGTCGCCAACATGCCGGGTTCGGGCGTACTGGAAGCGCGGGCGCTGCTCGGCTTCCTGCCCAATCTCTGCCGCCGCCTGCTCTCCGAAGATCTGATGATGCCGCATATCGCGACCTGGTGGTGTGGCCAGAAATCCGCGCGCGAGGAGGTGCTGTCGCGGCTCGATGCCTTCGCGATCGAGGGCGCCTACGGCCGCGGCGTGCCGGATTTTCCCGGCAACGGCCCGGTGCTTCCGAGCGAGCTGTCGCCCGCCGAGCGCGACCGCCTCAAGGACGCGATTGCCCATCGCGGCATCGACTATGTCGGTCAGGAGCTGGTGCGCCTGTCCACCACGCCGGTCTGGGAGAACGGCCGCATTGCGCCGCGCCCCTTCGTACTGCGGGTGTTCGCCGCTGCCACCCCCGATGGCTGGACCGTGTTGCCCGGCGGCTTCTGCCGGATCGCCGAGCGCGCCGATGCGCGCGCGGTGTCGATGGGCGACGGTGCCGTCTCCGCCGACGTCTGGGTGGTCTCCGACAAGGCGGTGGCGACCTCGACCTTGCTGCCGGCGGTCGATACCGTGCGGATCCGCCGTATCGCCGGCGTGCTGCCGAGCCGCGCCGCCGATAATCTGTTCTGGCTCGGCCGTTACCTCGAGCGCGCCGAGGCGACGATCCGGCTGATCCGCGCATTGTCGACGCCGCTGCGCGATCCAGCCCGCGCGAGCGCGACCGGCGCCGCGACGACGATGCATTCGGCCGAGCGCATCCAGCGCATGCTGGTGACCTGGGGAGCGGCTTCGCAGACCGCGCGCGCCAATCCCGCCAAGGTCGCGCTCGAAGCGCTGCAGAGCGCGGAAAAATTCGGCTCGGCACTGTCGCTGGTCCGCTCGGCACAGCGCACCGCCACCGGCCTGCGCGAGCGGTTGTCGCCGGATGCCTGGCAGGTCATCACCGAGATGACCGAGCGGCTGGCGATCGAAGTCCATGACGATGACGGCGTCATCAGCGCTGCAGAACTGACGCTGCAGGAGCTTGCAAGCTTCGCCGGGCTCGCGCAGGAGAACATGAACCGCGCCGCCGGCTGGCGCTTCCTCGAGATGGGCCGCCGCGTCGAGCGCGCCATCAACACCACGCGCTTCGCGCGCCAGTTCGCCTATGACGAGGCCGGCGACGAGGACCTCGACATCCTGCTGACGCTGGTCGACTGCCAGATCACCTATCGCTCGCGCTATCTGCTGCAGCCACTGCTCGCACCGGTGCGCGATCTCGCGGTGCTCGATCCCTACAATCCGCGCTCGGTCGCATTCCAGGTCGCAAGCCTCAACGAGCACATCGCGGCGCTGCCGAGCCTGAAAGAACACGGCCTGATCGAGCGGCCGCAGCGGCTTGCAGTCGCGACCGAGGCGATGCTGACGACGGCGGAAGCGGCGAGCCTCGACGTCAAGACGATGTTTGCGCTGGAGCAGGATCTGTTGAGCCTGTCCGATGCGATCGGGTCGCATTATTTTCCGCACGGACCGAATGCCAGCCGGCCGGAGAAGCTCACGGGGCTGGCGTGA
- a CDS encoding transglutaminase family protein: MIYDIRHVTTYSYETPVGFARCALRLEPMTGDGQRLISHSVEIRPKPAERTARRDFFGTLTESVLIETSHRNLRIDSRSRVAVARQPPPRDAASPSWESMRDIAAEATSLGSDSPVGYIFASALVPVLRPVTDYAATSFPPGGGILSGAADLMRRIRSEFKYDPKATVISTPLKEAFEKRHGVCQDFAHVMIAGLRGLGLPAAYVSGYLRTIPPPGQPRLQGADATHAWVSVWCGSELGWIGFDPTNDLMVANDHIILAIGRDFADVSPVDGVIVGARKQKLAVAVDVLLVD, from the coding sequence GTGATCTACGACATCCGTCACGTCACCACCTATAGCTACGAGACGCCGGTCGGCTTCGCGCGCTGCGCGCTGCGGCTCGAGCCGATGACGGGCGACGGCCAGCGCCTGATCTCCCATTCGGTCGAGATCCGGCCGAAGCCGGCGGAGCGCACCGCCCGGCGGGATTTCTTCGGCACGCTGACCGAAAGCGTCCTGATCGAGACCTCGCACCGCAACCTCCGCATCGATTCCCGCTCGCGGGTGGCGGTGGCGCGGCAGCCGCCGCCGCGCGATGCCGCGAGCCCATCATGGGAGAGCATGCGCGACATCGCCGCGGAGGCAACGAGCCTCGGCTCGGATTCGCCGGTCGGCTATATTTTCGCCAGTGCGCTGGTGCCGGTGCTGCGGCCGGTGACGGACTACGCGGCCACGAGCTTTCCGCCCGGCGGCGGCATCCTGTCTGGCGCAGCCGATCTGATGCGGCGCATCCGCAGCGAGTTCAAATACGACCCCAAGGCGACCGTGATCTCGACGCCTCTGAAGGAAGCGTTCGAGAAGCGCCACGGCGTGTGCCAGGATTTTGCCCATGTGATGATCGCGGGCCTGCGCGGGCTCGGCCTGCCGGCGGCCTATGTCAGCGGCTATCTGCGCACCATCCCGCCGCCGGGCCAGCCGCGGCTGCAGGGCGCCGATGCGACCCATGCCTGGGTCTCGGTCTGGTGCGGCAGCGAACTCGGCTGGATCGGCTTTGATCCGACCAACGATCTGATGGTCGCAAACGACCACATCATTCTGGCGATCGGCCGCGACTTTGCCGACGTTTCCCCGGTCGACGGCGTCATCGTCGGCGCGCGCAAGCAGAAGCTCGCGGTCGCGGTGGATGTGTTGCTGGTGGACTAA
- a CDS encoding efflux RND transporter permease subunit, producing MLEKNSESQVHVEKVEEPRSGPSIAFGIERLGLIPMRAPILSCIVLVLLLIGAVFGVHRIKIDDSLSQLFRSNSKDYKQYEAVTKRFPATEFDVLVVVEGKTLLARDNLGKLRDMVTDLQLVDGVRGLVSLFSARQAPAPGKLPAALFPNELPEGDAYAKFIETVKSNEIIRGKLLSEDGTLALIVLSLDPEVVGSNKLSTAVGDIRKIMADDLSGSGLNAQLSGVPVMQLEIRNAVERDGLTYNILGILAGCIIAIIFFRKISFMVAAAFPPMIAILLALGGLGWANFNLNMFLNVMTPLIMVISFSDSMQLTFAARDRLIAGQDKFTAFKNAVLVVGPACVLTHGTAGISFIALQFSDSDLIRKFGEAGLAATIIALVAVLSLVPVFGILLVRNEKVFAVKFQSADAGVQALRNFCYWIAVRMVGRPGLFSLIALVIVGSLGVVYANLQPRYRLADQVPDKRQAVAASNRLDAKLTGANPIDVLIEFPKGASLYAPETLNTIADVHAMVEKSAGVGNVWSLETLRRWLAEKAGTSDVNTLKEYVDLIPEHLVRRFIDKAQDAVVVSGRVPDLDSSQLLPVVEKLDHELDKVRAEHPGYEIAVTGLSAIAARNSASMIEKLNRGLTVEFALVAIFIGLAFRSVVVMFSCILPGIFPVVLSGTVLYLLGEGLQFASVVALTVSFGLGLSATIHFLNRLRLETKPGVTPELAVERATVLVGPALILTTVVLACGLVVTVFSDLPSLRLFGWLSAFSMVAALVADLFILRPTSMFLINLSQRLRGKPGQPAPIEKA from the coding sequence ATGCTCGAAAAGAATTCCGAAAGTCAGGTCCACGTCGAGAAGGTCGAAGAGCCGCGCTCGGGGCCGAGCATCGCGTTCGGGATCGAACGGCTTGGCCTGATCCCGATGCGGGCGCCGATCCTGTCCTGCATCGTGCTCGTGCTGCTGTTGATCGGCGCCGTGTTCGGCGTGCACCGGATCAAAATCGACGACTCGCTGTCGCAGCTGTTCCGTTCCAACTCCAAGGACTACAAGCAGTATGAGGCGGTGACCAAGCGCTTCCCGGCGACCGAATTCGACGTCCTCGTCGTGGTCGAAGGCAAGACGCTGCTGGCGCGCGACAATCTCGGCAAGCTGCGCGACATGGTCACCGATTTGCAACTCGTCGACGGAGTGCGCGGCCTGGTGTCGCTGTTCTCGGCGCGCCAGGCACCGGCGCCCGGCAAGCTGCCGGCGGCGCTGTTCCCGAACGAATTGCCGGAAGGCGACGCCTACGCCAAGTTCATCGAGACCGTCAAAAGCAACGAGATCATCCGCGGCAAGCTGTTGTCGGAGGACGGCACGCTGGCGCTGATCGTGCTGTCGCTCGATCCCGAGGTGGTCGGCAGCAACAAGCTCTCGACGGCTGTCGGCGACATCAGAAAGATCATGGCCGACGATCTCTCCGGCAGCGGGCTCAATGCCCAGCTCTCCGGCGTGCCGGTGATGCAGCTCGAGATCCGCAACGCGGTCGAGCGCGACGGCCTGACCTACAACATCCTCGGCATCCTCGCCGGCTGCATCATCGCCATCATCTTCTTCCGCAAGATCTCCTTTATGGTGGCGGCGGCGTTCCCGCCGATGATCGCGATCCTGCTTGCGCTCGGCGGCCTCGGCTGGGCCAATTTCAATCTCAACATGTTCCTCAACGTGATGACGCCGCTCATCATGGTGATCAGCTTCTCCGATTCGATGCAGCTGACATTCGCGGCGCGCGACCGGCTGATCGCGGGCCAGGACAAGTTCACCGCGTTCAAGAACGCGGTGCTGGTGGTCGGCCCGGCCTGCGTGCTGACCCACGGCACGGCGGGCATTTCCTTCATCGCGCTGCAATTCTCGGATTCCGACCTGATCCGCAAGTTCGGCGAAGCCGGGCTTGCGGCCACCATCATCGCGCTGGTCGCGGTGCTCTCGCTGGTGCCGGTGTTCGGCATCCTGCTGGTGCGCAACGAGAAGGTCTTTGCGGTCAAGTTCCAGAGCGCCGATGCCGGCGTGCAGGCGCTGCGCAATTTCTGCTACTGGATCGCGGTGCGCATGGTCGGCCGTCCCGGGCTGTTCAGCCTGATCGCGCTTGTGATCGTCGGCAGCCTCGGCGTCGTCTATGCCAATCTGCAGCCGCGCTACCGGCTGGCCGACCAGGTGCCGGACAAGCGGCAGGCGGTGGCGGCATCGAACCGGCTCGACGCCAAGCTGACCGGCGCCAATCCGATCGACGTGCTGATCGAATTCCCCAAGGGCGCCTCGCTCTACGCACCGGAGACGCTGAACACGATCGCCGATGTCCATGCCATGGTGGAGAAGAGCGCCGGCGTCGGCAACGTCTGGTCGCTGGAGACCCTGCGCCGCTGGCTGGCGGAGAAGGCCGGCACCAGCGACGTCAACACGCTCAAGGAATATGTCGACCTGATCCCCGAACATCTGGTGCGCCGCTTCATCGACAAGGCCCAGGACGCGGTGGTGGTGTCGGGCCGCGTGCCCGACCTCGATTCCAGCCAGCTTCTCCCGGTGGTCGAGAAGCTCGATCACGAGCTCGACAAGGTCCGCGCCGAGCATCCCGGCTACGAGATCGCGGTCACCGGACTTTCGGCCATTGCGGCGCGCAACAGCGCCAGCATGATCGAGAAGCTCAACCGCGGGCTGACCGTCGAATTCGCGCTGGTCGCGATCTTCATCGGGCTCGCGTTCCGCTCGGTCGTGGTGATGTTCTCCTGCATCCTGCCCGGCATCTTCCCCGTGGTGCTGTCGGGCACCGTGCTCTATCTGCTCGGCGAGGGGCTGCAGTTCGCCAGCGTCGTGGCGCTCACGGTCTCGTTCGGCCTGGGCCTCAGCGCCACCATCCACTTCCTCAACCGCCTGCGGCTGGAGACCAAGCCCGGCGTCACGCCGGAGCTCGCGGTGGAGCGTGCCACCGTGCTGGTCGGCCCGGCGCTGATCCTGACCACGGTGGTGCTGGCCTGCGGCCTCGTCGTCACCGTGTTCTCCGACCTGCCGTCGCTGCGGCTATTCGGCTGGCTCAGCGCGTTCTCGATGGTCGCAGCCCTGGTCGCGGATCTCTTCATCCTGCGGCCGACCTCGATGTTCCTGATCAACCTGTCGCAAAGGCTTCGCGGCAAGCCGGGGCAACCCGCGCCGATCGAAAAGGCCTGA
- the eutB gene encoding ethanolamine ammonia-lyase subunit EutB, translating to MRYRHTLDATSYAFDDLRDLLAKASAPRSGDRLAGIAAETAEQMFAARRALADVPLRQFLEEPVIPYEDDEVTRLILDSHDVAGFVPLSSLTVGGFRDWLLSEAATGEALRKISRAVTPEMVAAVSKLMRNQDLMLVAAKCEVTTGFRNTIGLRGRMSARLQPNRRFDDVKGITASILDGLLLGSGDACISINPASDDPNVIATLLRLLDDIIVRLAIPTQVCVLTHVTTTLGLIGQGLPIDLVFQSIAGTEAANRSFGIDLSLLREAREAALSLRRGTVGDHVMYFQTGQGSAPSADARHQVDRQTCEARAYAVARAFDPLLVNSVVGSIGPEHPHGGRQIIRAGLDGHFCGKLLGLPISVDVGHIGHTEADSGDADNLLTLLAAAGMTSMMGTAGADDVMLNGQMSSIHDARYVRGLFGLKRAPEFDDWLMREGLAGPDLRLVGDAGLLPEFASRLLTDMKTAS from the coding sequence ATGCGCTATCGCCACACCCTCGACGCCACCAGCTACGCCTTCGATGACCTGCGCGACCTGCTCGCCAAGGCCTCAGCCCCGCGCTCCGGCGACCGTTTGGCCGGCATCGCGGCCGAGACGGCCGAGCAGATGTTCGCCGCCCGGCGCGCGCTTGCCGATGTGCCGCTCCGGCAGTTCCTCGAAGAGCCGGTGATCCCCTATGAGGACGACGAGGTCACCCGCCTGATCCTCGACAGCCACGATGTCGCGGGATTCGTGCCGCTGTCGTCGCTCACCGTCGGCGGCTTCCGCGACTGGCTGCTGTCGGAGGCCGCGACCGGCGAGGCGCTGCGGAAGATCTCGCGCGCCGTCACGCCGGAGATGGTGGCCGCGGTGTCGAAGCTGATGCGCAACCAGGACCTGATGCTGGTTGCGGCGAAATGCGAGGTGACCACCGGCTTCCGCAACACCATCGGCCTGCGCGGCAGGATGAGCGCCAGGCTGCAGCCCAACCGCCGGTTCGACGACGTCAAGGGCATCACCGCCTCGATCCTCGACGGGCTGCTGCTCGGATCGGGCGATGCCTGCATCAGCATCAATCCGGCGAGCGATGATCCCAATGTGATCGCAACCCTGCTGCGGCTGCTCGACGACATCATCGTGCGGCTGGCGATACCGACGCAGGTTTGCGTCCTCACCCATGTCACGACCACGCTCGGCCTGATCGGGCAGGGGCTGCCGATCGATCTGGTATTCCAGTCGATCGCCGGCACCGAGGCAGCGAACCGCAGTTTTGGCATCGACCTCTCGCTGTTGCGGGAAGCGCGCGAGGCCGCCCTCTCGCTCCGCCGCGGCACCGTCGGCGATCATGTGATGTATTTTCAGACCGGGCAGGGCTCGGCGCCGTCGGCCGATGCCCGCCACCAGGTCGACCGGCAGACCTGCGAGGCGCGCGCCTACGCCGTGGCGCGTGCCTTCGATCCGCTGCTCGTCAACAGCGTGGTCGGCTCGATCGGTCCCGAACATCCCCACGGCGGCAGGCAAATCATTCGCGCCGGGCTCGATGGCCATTTCTGCGGCAAGCTGCTCGGCTTGCCGATCAGTGTCGACGTCGGCCACATCGGTCACACCGAGGCCGATTCCGGCGACGCGGACAATCTGCTGACGCTGCTGGCAGCCGCCGGCATGACCTCGATGATGGGCACCGCGGGCGCTGATGACGTCATGCTGAACGGACAGATGAGCTCGATTCACGACGCGCGCTATGTCCGCGGCCTGTTCGGCCTGAAGCGGGCGCCCGAATTCGACGACTGGCTGATGCGCGAAGGGCTCGCCGGGCCCGACCTCCGCCTTGTCGGCGACGCAGGGCTATTGCCTGAATTTGCTTCCAGGCTGCTGACCGATATGAAAACCGCATCTTAA
- a CDS encoding DUF3592 domain-containing protein: MGQAGNSFSESVTAAVHHALSPLRVVAEAFGYSPADMQIWAFICGLLLLALVFPQSYGDLVLRRRRAVASGKVVGIDTGGDGPDTPIIEFADRSGKIRRFESHLPVNAATDWVGARVSVIYDPLHPTRAREDGRAFMKVLHAAAWYAMVLGLFAFAFWPGAMAALR, translated from the coding sequence ATGGGGCAGGCCGGAAACAGCTTCTCGGAAAGCGTGACGGCGGCGGTACACCACGCCCTGTCACCGCTGCGCGTGGTCGCCGAAGCGTTCGGTTATTCGCCGGCCGACATGCAAATCTGGGCGTTCATCTGCGGCCTGCTATTGTTGGCGCTGGTGTTTCCGCAGAGTTACGGCGATCTCGTGCTGCGCCGCCGCCGCGCCGTCGCCAGCGGCAAGGTGGTGGGAATCGACACCGGAGGCGACGGCCCCGACACGCCGATCATCGAGTTCGCGGACCGCTCGGGCAAGATCAGGCGCTTCGAGTCGCACTTGCCGGTCAATGCAGCAACCGATTGGGTCGGCGCAAGGGTGAGCGTGATCTACGATCCGCTTCATCCGACGCGGGCGCGCGAGGATGGACGCGCCTTCATGAAAGTCCTCCACGCAGCGGCATGGTATGCGATGGTCCTCGGCCTGTTCGCGTTCGCTTTCTGGCCCGGTGCGATGGCCGCGTTGCGCTGA
- a CDS encoding B12-binding domain-containing radical SAM protein translates to MRAERIATERRILCVFPRYTSSFGTFEHSYPLTDGVKAFMPPQGLLLIAAYLPENWPVRFIDENLRPATQADFEWADAVFVSGMHIQRQQMNDICHRAHDHDLPVAIGGPSVSACPDYYPSFDYLHVGELGDATNELFRRLAEDTTRPEQQVVLTTKDRLPMTEFPLPAYELAETKKYFLGSIQFSSGCPYQCEFCDIPGLYGRNPRLKTPQQIIAELDKLRACGATDTVYFVDDNFIGNRKAASELLPHLIAWQKRTGYVTRLACEATLNIAKRPEILEKMREAFFVTIFVGIETPDPDALKAMHKDQNMMVPILEGVRTINSFGMEVVSGIIMGLDTDKAGTGDALLSFVDESHIPLLTINLLQALPKTPLWDRLEKAGRLIDDDSRDSNVQFLLPYDEVVSSWRKCMELAYEPAKLFARYQYQCDYTYANRIKMPVSPEMKTWPNIRRGLIMLRNIFWKVGVLGDYRRVFWKFALGRIKRGDIEGLIGATLVAHHLITFARAASSGRQNASNYSLRLREASVPAE, encoded by the coding sequence ATGAGAGCTGAGCGCATTGCAACGGAACGGCGTATCCTGTGCGTCTTCCCGCGCTATACGTCCTCTTTTGGAACGTTCGAGCACTCTTACCCGCTCACCGACGGCGTCAAGGCGTTCATGCCGCCGCAGGGCCTGCTGCTGATCGCGGCCTATCTGCCCGAGAATTGGCCGGTTCGTTTCATCGACGAGAATCTTCGTCCGGCGACCCAGGCGGATTTCGAGTGGGCGGACGCCGTGTTCGTCAGCGGCATGCACATCCAGCGCCAGCAGATGAACGACATCTGTCATCGCGCGCACGACCACGACCTTCCGGTCGCGATCGGCGGTCCGTCGGTCAGTGCCTGCCCGGACTACTATCCCTCATTCGACTACCTCCATGTTGGCGAACTCGGCGACGCCACCAACGAGCTGTTCAGGCGCCTGGCCGAGGACACCACGCGGCCGGAGCAGCAGGTGGTGCTGACGACCAAAGACCGCCTGCCGATGACGGAGTTTCCGCTGCCGGCCTATGAGCTCGCCGAAACCAAGAAGTACTTTCTCGGCAGCATCCAGTTTTCCTCCGGCTGCCCCTATCAGTGCGAGTTCTGCGACATCCCGGGTCTCTACGGCCGCAATCCGCGCCTGAAAACGCCCCAACAGATCATCGCCGAGCTGGACAAGCTGCGTGCCTGCGGCGCGACCGATACGGTCTATTTCGTCGACGACAATTTCATCGGCAATCGCAAGGCCGCAAGCGAGCTGCTGCCACATCTGATCGCGTGGCAGAAGCGGACCGGCTACGTCACCCGGCTCGCCTGCGAGGCGACGCTCAACATCGCCAAGCGGCCGGAGATCCTGGAGAAGATGCGCGAGGCCTTCTTCGTCACGATCTTCGTCGGCATCGAGACGCCGGATCCGGATGCGCTGAAGGCGATGCACAAGGACCAGAACATGATGGTCCCGATCCTGGAGGGCGTGCGCACCATCAATTCCTTCGGGATGGAGGTGGTCTCCGGCATCATCATGGGGCTCGATACCGACAAGGCCGGGACCGGCGATGCGCTGTTGTCCTTCGTCGACGAGTCCCACATTCCGCTGTTGACCATCAATCTGCTGCAGGCGCTGCCGAAGACGCCGCTGTGGGATCGCCTGGAAAAAGCGGGAAGGCTGATCGACGACGACAGCCGCGATTCCAACGTCCAGTTCCTGCTGCCGTATGACGAGGTGGTCAGCTCCTGGCGCAAATGCATGGAGCTCGCCTACGAGCCTGCGAAGCTGTTTGCGCGCTACCAATACCAATGCGACTACACCTATGCCAACCGCATCAAGATGCCGGTCAGCCCGGAGATGAAGACCTGGCCCAATATCCGCCGCGGCCTGATCATGCTGCGCAACATCTTCTGGAAGGTCGGCGTGCTCGGCGACTACAGGCGCGTGTTCTGGAAGTTCGCGCTGGGCCGGATCAAGCGCGGCGACATCGAAGGCCTGATCGGAGCGACTCTGGTCGCCCATCATCTGATCACCTTCGCGCGCGCCGCCTCGAGCGGGCGGCAGAATGCGTCGAACTACTCGCTTCGGCTGCGCGAGGCCTCCGTCCCCGCGGAATAG
- a CDS encoding methyl-accepting chemotaxis protein, producing MASRFSLAARLYSTFALIAVLTAAIAALSDYNTRRNAELTEAVDLASRAALNVERVNSLVYAVVMESRGIYMSSEPATVKKYGEGLLRFNDSILAVVKNWETLVRADDAEQFATFKKRIAQFIDFRKELVRRGVEINAAAGREWGDNDANREVRSALNKDLEALSKVYAERSKRLARQSDANREMALVLTGLGAAALIAVVLGVLIIARSIARPLSQITATIKRVADGADHIEVPHVGRSDEIGALARAIGVFQEAMARNRSLNAQVVQDSEARDARGRQIESSVETFRGAIGSVLRAVQDNAATMRGTAQTIASVAANASGRAVAAASATEQASSNVSAVAGAAEELSASVQEIGRQVKQSSGAVEQAGTRTDRSITEIEGLAATTQRIDGVLSLIQAIAEQTNLLALNATIEAARAGEAGRGFAVVAHEVKALAGQTAKATAEIGENVGLIQASTRSSVAAVREIGQAVREINSVTANIASAIGQQDAATREISVNAQMAAQGNETLVQNIGSLRDDIGQTSHAAESVLTASNDLTATAETLSREVEQFFRSLRAEAADGARRTGT from the coding sequence ATGGCATCCCGATTCTCGCTCGCAGCCCGGCTATATTCGACATTCGCGCTGATTGCGGTGCTGACCGCAGCCATCGCCGCGCTCTCCGACTATAACACGCGGCGGAATGCCGAGCTGACCGAAGCCGTCGACCTCGCAAGCCGCGCCGCGCTCAATGTCGAGCGGGTCAACTCGCTGGTCTATGCGGTGGTCATGGAATCCCGCGGCATCTACATGTCGAGCGAACCCGCGACAGTGAAGAAGTATGGCGAAGGCCTCCTGAGGTTCAACGACAGCATCCTCGCCGTGGTCAAGAACTGGGAAACCCTGGTCCGGGCCGACGACGCCGAGCAGTTCGCAACCTTCAAGAAGCGCATCGCGCAGTTCATCGACTTCCGCAAGGAGCTGGTCCGCCGCGGTGTCGAGATCAATGCCGCTGCCGGACGCGAATGGGGCGACAATGACGCCAACCGCGAGGTGCGCAGCGCGCTGAACAAGGATCTCGAGGCGCTGTCGAAGGTCTATGCCGAGCGCAGCAAGCGGCTGGCGCGGCAGAGCGACGCCAACCGCGAGATGGCGCTGGTGCTGACCGGGCTCGGCGCTGCGGCGCTGATCGCGGTCGTGCTCGGCGTCCTGATCATCGCCCGCTCGATCGCCCGGCCGCTGTCGCAGATCACCGCGACGATCAAGCGCGTCGCCGACGGCGCCGACCATATCGAGGTCCCGCATGTCGGCCGCAGCGACGAGATCGGCGCGCTGGCCCGCGCCATCGGCGTGTTTCAGGAGGCGATGGCGCGCAACCGCAGCCTCAACGCGCAGGTCGTGCAGGACTCCGAGGCGCGCGACGCACGCGGCCGGCAGATCGAAAGCTCGGTCGAGACGTTTCGCGGCGCGATCGGCTCGGTGCTGCGCGCAGTCCAGGACAATGCCGCCACGATGCGCGGAACCGCGCAGACCATCGCCAGCGTCGCGGCAAACGCGAGCGGGCGCGCGGTTGCCGCCGCGAGCGCGACCGAGCAGGCCTCCAGCAACGTCTCGGCGGTCGCAGGCGCAGCCGAAGAACTCTCCGCCTCGGTCCAGGAGATCGGCCGCCAGGTCAAGCAATCCTCCGGCGCGGTCGAGCAGGCCGGCACCCGGACCGACCGCTCGATCACCGAGATCGAGGGGCTTGCCGCCACCACCCAGCGGATCGACGGCGTGCTGAGCCTGATCCAGGCGATCGCCGAGCAGACCAATCTGCTGGCGCTGAATGCCACCATCGAGGCGGCACGCGCCGGCGAAGCCGGCCGCGGCTTTGCCGTCGTCGCGCATGAGGTCAAGGCGCTGGCCGGCCAGACCGCGAAGGCGACCGCCGAGATCGGCGAGAATGTCGGCCTGATCCAGGCCTCGACCCGCTCTTCGGTCGCCGCCGTGCGCGAAATCGGCCAGGCCGTGCGCGAGATCAACAGCGTCACCGCGAACATCGCCAGCGCCATCGGCCAGCAGGACGCCGCCACGCGGGAAATCTCCGTCAACGCGCAGATGGCCGCACAGGGCAACGAGACGCTGGTCCAGAACATCGGCTCGCTGCGCGACGACATCGGCCAGACCAGCCACGCGGCGGAATCGGTCCTCACGGCCTCGAACGACCTGACCGCGACCGCCGAGACGCTGTCGCGCGAGGTCGAGCAGTTCTTCCGCAGCCTGCGCGCCGAAGCGGCGGATGGCGCGCGGCGGACGGGGACCTGA